The Kocuria flava nucleotide sequence GGGCCGGCGCGGCCACGGCGGCTTCCGCGGACTCCTGCTCGGCTCCGTGAGCGCCGCCTGTGTGTCGCACGCGCACTGCCCCGTGCTCGTGATCCACGAGGACGGCGGGACCCGCTCCGAAGGGGGCGAGAAGGCCCGGAAGCGGCGCTGACCTGGGAGTTTACCCATCATTCAGATGCATGAGATTGATCACGGAATCGTGATCTTTTCGTGACCTGTTACGGCTGTCCCCTGTAGTGTGGTTGCCGCCCCCCAGCCGATGCGCCGATCCGTCGCGTCCTGCCCGCACGGGCGGGGGCCAACCGACGGCGTCGAACCGCAGGGGGACCTCGATGACCATGGCACCGCACATGGCCCAGCACGAAGCACCGCACACCGAAGCGCAGGGGAGCGCGCCGGCCCGCCCGGGCGAACCCCGCGACCGGTCCCGGGCACGCCGGGGCAAGCGCCTCGTCGGCGTCGATGCCGCGCGCGGTCTCGCGCTCGTGGGCATGGTCGCCGTGCACACCCTGCCCGTCTACGACGCCGAGGCCCAGCGCGCCACGCTGTCCTGGTCCCTGTTCAGCGGCCACGCCTCGGCCCTGTTCGCCCTGCTCGCCGGCGTCGGTCTCGCCTTCGGCTCGGGCGGCCCGGCACCGCGCACCGGCCGGGCGCTGACGGCCGCCCGGTGCGCCACCGCCGTGCGCGCCCTGCTGCTCGGGCTCGTGGGCCTGTCCCTGAGCCTGCTGCCCCTCCCGGTGGCCAACATCCTCCCGTACTACGCGACCCTGTTCCTGCTCGCCCTGCCGTTCCTGGGCCTGCGCATCCGCCACCTGCTCACGGCCGCGGCCGCCGCGATGCTGCTCACGCCCTTCCTCATGCAGCTCGCCCTCGACGTCCTGCCGCCCGACGTGCACGGCAACCCCAGCCTGCGCACCCTCGCCGCCCACCCCGAGGCCGTGCTCCCGCAGCTGCTGCTCACCGGCACGTACCCCGCGCTGCCCTGGCTGGCCTTCCTGCTCACGGGCCTCGCGATCGGGCGGATGGACCTGCGCGAGGTCGAGGTGCAGGTGCGCCTGATGCTCTCCGGCGCCGGGCTGGCCGTGCTCGGCTGGGGCGCCTCCGCCCTGGCCCTCGGGCCCCTCGGCGGCTACGACGCCATCGCCGCGGCCACCCCGCAGTACGGGACCGACCGGATCGACGAGGTCATCGTCTACGGCCCGGACCCGGAGCTGCCGACCACGACCCTGTGGTGGCTCACCGTCCCGGGCCCGCACACCAACACGCCCTTCGCCATCGCGCTCAGCCTCGGCGTCGCCGTCGCGGCCCTGGGCCTGTTCCTCCTGCTGACCCGCGCGCCCGCCCTGGCCGCCGTCCTGCGCCCGCTCACGGCGGCCGGGGCCATGACCTTCACGCTCTACACCGCGCACCTGGTGTTCATGGCCCAGCGCCTGCACACCGGCGCCCCCGTGGCCTGGTTCTGGACCCAGATCGCCACGGCCCTGGTGCTCGCCCTGCTGTGGCGGGGCCTGTTCGGCCAGGGCCCGCTCGAGCGGGCGGTCGCGACGGCCTCGCGCGCCGCGGGCCGCGCCGTGATCGGCCGCGGGCCCGCGGCGGCGCGCGCCGACGGGGCCTGAGCGCCGGCAGGCGCCGACGGGGCCTGAGCGCCGGCGGGCGCACCGCGCCCGTCGTCGCCGGCCGGTCACGGACGCGGGCGACGACGACGGGCGCGGTGCCGCCCTCCCGCTCGTCGCGCCGGTGCCGCGGGGAGAACCGCGGGACCGTCCCGGCGCCGGTGTCCTACAGGCCCAGCGCGGTGCCCAGCTCGGCGCGCACCGCCGCCAGTCGCCGCGCGGCCGCGGTCCGGGCGGCGGGCAGCTGCGCCCGGTCGTCCACGGGCAGGACGACCTCGAGATAGCACTTGAGCTTCGGCTCGGTGCCCGAGGGGCGCACGACGACCCGCGTGCCGTCCTCGGTGAGCAGCCGCAGCCCCTCGGTGGGCGGCAGCCCGGTCGCGGGGTCGGTGAGGTCCTCGGTCCGCGCGACCGCCGACCCGGCCAGCGCGGCCGGCGGGTGCTCGCGCAGGGCCGCGAGCATGGCGGGGATGCGGGCGAGGTCGGCCACGCGGACGCTGAGCTGGTCGGTCGCGTGCAGGCCGTGGGTGAGCGCGAGGTCGTCCAGGACGTCCTGGAGGACGCGGCCCTGCCCGCGCAGCTCGTCGGCGAGCACGGCCACGGCCACCGCGGCGCCGATCCCGTCCTTGTCCCGCACGACCTCCGGCGAGACGCAGTAGCCGAGGGCCTCCTCGTAGCCGTAGACGAGCCCGGGCACGCGGGCGATCCACTTGAAGCCGGTGAGCGTCTCGCGGTGGCCCAGTCCGGCCGCGGCGGCGATCCGGCCGAGCAGGCGCGAGGAGACGATCGAGCAGGCGAGCACCGCGTCCTCGCCCCGGCCGGCGGCCGCCCGCGCGGCGGCGGCGCCCAGCAGCGCGCCGACCTCGTCGCCGCGCAGCACCCGCCACGCGCCCCCGGGGGACCCGGACGCCGCGGCGTCGCCGGCCCGGTCCGGCCCTCCGGCCGCGCCGCCCGCACCGGTCGCGCCGGGGGAGGTCGCCGGCGCGGGAGTCCCGGCGGCTCCGGGGCCCGGCGGCGCGGCCACCTCGGCGGGTGCGTCCGGCCCGGCGGGGCGCACCGGCACGGCCACCGCCACGCGGTCGGCGTCGGGGTCGTTGGCCAGCACGAGGTCGGCCCCGACCCGGCGGGCCTCGGCGAGGGCCAGGTCCAGCGCCCCGGGCTCCTCGGGGTTGGGGAAGGCGACCGTGGGGAAGTCCGGGTCCGGCTCGGCCTGGGCGGCGACGGGGTGGACGTCGGGGAACCCGGCCCGGTGCAGCGCCTCCGTCGTCGTCGTCCCGCCGACCCCGTGCAGGGCGGTGTGCACGATCCGCAGGCCGCGTGGCGCGCCCGGCGCGGCGGGGGCGACCGCGGGCAGGACGGCGTCGAGGTAGCGCCGGGCGGTGCCGGCCGGCAGCACGGTCCAGCCGCGCTCGGCGCGAGGGATCGAGGCGACCGGCCCCACGGCGTCGATCCGCGCGGCGATCTCCCGGTCGTGCGGGGCGACGATCTGGCAGCCGCGGGCGGCGGGCTCGACGGCCCGCCCGCCGAGGTAGACCTTGTAGCCGTTGTCCGCCGGCGGGTTGTGGCTCGCGGTGACCATCACGCCGGCCTCGGCGTCGTGGGCGCGCACCGCCCAGGCCAGCACGGGCGTGGGCAGGGGCGCGGGCAGGACCAGCGTCTCGATGCCCGCGGCGGTGAGCACCGCGGCGGTGTCCCGGGCGAAGACCGCCGAGTTGTGCCGGGCGTCGTAGCCGACCACGGCCCGCGGCGGGCGCTCCGGGTCCGCGCCGGAGCCGCGGGTCAGGGCGAGGACGTGCCCGGCGAGCCCGGCCGCGGCCCGGAGCACGACGACCCGGTTCATCCGCATCGGCCC carries:
- a CDS encoding phospho-sugar mutase — encoded protein: MTDAPRTGEDLLAAARAWAAEDPDPATRTELEELADRAGDGDAAARAELADRFAGTLAFGTAGLRAALGAGPMRMNRVVVLRAAAGLAGHVLALTRGSGADPERPPRAVVGYDARHNSAVFARDTAAVLTAAGIETLVLPAPLPTPVLAWAVRAHDAEAGVMVTASHNPPADNGYKVYLGGRAVEPAARGCQIVAPHDREIAARIDAVGPVASIPRAERGWTVLPAGTARRYLDAVLPAVAPAAPGAPRGLRIVHTALHGVGGTTTTEALHRAGFPDVHPVAAQAEPDPDFPTVAFPNPEEPGALDLALAEARRVGADLVLANDPDADRVAVAVPVRPAGPDAPAEVAAPPGPGAAGTPAPATSPGATGAGGAAGGPDRAGDAAASGSPGGAWRVLRGDEVGALLGAAAARAAAGRGEDAVLACSIVSSRLLGRIAAAAGLGHRETLTGFKWIARVPGLVYGYEEALGYCVSPEVVRDKDGIGAAVAVAVLADELRGQGRVLQDVLDDLALTHGLHATDQLSVRVADLARIPAMLAALREHPPAALAGSAVARTEDLTDPATGLPPTEGLRLLTEDGTRVVVRPSGTEPKLKCYLEVVLPVDDRAQLPAARTAAARRLAAVRAELGTALGL
- a CDS encoding heparan-alpha-glucosaminide N-acetyltransferase domain-containing protein; the encoded protein is MAQHEAPHTEAQGSAPARPGEPRDRSRARRGKRLVGVDAARGLALVGMVAVHTLPVYDAEAQRATLSWSLFSGHASALFALLAGVGLAFGSGGPAPRTGRALTAARCATAVRALLLGLVGLSLSLLPLPVANILPYYATLFLLALPFLGLRIRHLLTAAAAAMLLTPFLMQLALDVLPPDVHGNPSLRTLAAHPEAVLPQLLLTGTYPALPWLAFLLTGLAIGRMDLREVEVQVRLMLSGAGLAVLGWGASALALGPLGGYDAIAAATPQYGTDRIDEVIVYGPDPELPTTTLWWLTVPGPHTNTPFAIALSLGVAVAALGLFLLLTRAPALAAVLRPLTAAGAMTFTLYTAHLVFMAQRLHTGAPVAWFWTQIATALVLALLWRGLFGQGPLERAVATASRAAGRAVIGRGPAAARADGA